Proteins encoded together in one Flavobacteriales bacterium window:
- a CDS encoding cation transporter codes for MRTPVKHLLLLFTFITATASAQLQSVKIGVNGLTCSQCTRSTELSLRKLDFVKEVEMDLEHTNGVITFKEGAVVSFEKIAQAVVDAGFSVRYLNIVYKFDNESVPEGACLQTEQWIFHFIEPETPVLNGEKELQLIGEAYLTPKEFKKWKNVIKDSCQTPGSTTYHVKL; via the coding sequence ATGCGTACTCCGGTCAAACACCTCCTTCTGCTTTTCACTTTCATCACGGCAACGGCTTCTGCTCAGCTGCAATCCGTAAAGATCGGGGTGAACGGCCTCACCTGTTCACAATGCACGCGGAGCACGGAGCTTTCCCTACGCAAGCTCGATTTTGTAAAGGAGGTGGAAATGGACCTGGAACATACCAACGGTGTGATCACCTTCAAGGAAGGAGCAGTCGTGTCCTTTGAAAAGATCGCACAGGCAGTGGTTGATGCGGGCTTTTCTGTTCGTTATTTAAATATTGTATACAAATTCGATAATGAATCTGTCCCTGAAGGAGCCTGCCTTCAGACCGAACAATGGATTTTCCACTTCATTGAACCTGAAACCCCGGTACTAAACGGTGAGAAAGAGTTACAGCTGATCGGCGAAGCATACCTTACTCCCAAAGAATTCAAGAAGTGGAAGAATGTGATCAAGGATTCATGCCAGACCCCGGGTAGTACAACCTATCACGTGAAGCTGTGA
- a CDS encoding YceI family protein: protein MKMLSPQTLWVGVVAVLLSACGGEPGQQETTTETEPAPAAQPVCHYSYDGATTKAFWTAYKHTARVEVKGTFDSLTVMQDKSVEYPQEVLNGATFSIYTSSVNSSDADRDKKIVEKFFGTMAGGDVLTGTVNGVEGGLDSGRVNISLNMNGTSQDFGGTYTIKGEELSLRAHIEFDHWNAQDAVAALQAACSERHTGTDGVSKFWPEGEILVKTTLVKTCD from the coding sequence ATGAAAATGTTATCCCCCCAAACACTATGGGTTGGTGTTGTCGCTGTATTGTTATCGGCATGTGGCGGTGAACCCGGCCAGCAAGAAACAACAACAGAAACGGAACCTGCACCAGCAGCACAACCTGTTTGCCATTATTCCTATGACGGTGCCACCACAAAGGCCTTCTGGACCGCATACAAGCATACGGCAAGGGTGGAAGTGAAAGGTACTTTCGATAGCCTGACGGTGATGCAGGACAAATCCGTTGAATACCCACAGGAAGTGTTGAATGGTGCCACGTTCAGCATCTACACCTCGAGCGTGAATTCTTCAGATGCGGATCGTGATAAGAAGATCGTAGAAAAATTCTTTGGCACCATGGCCGGTGGCGATGTATTGACCGGAACAGTTAATGGCGTTGAAGGTGGCCTGGACAGCGGTCGTGTGAATATCAGTCTGAATATGAACGGCACCAGTCAGGACTTTGGCGGCACCTATACCATTAAAGGTGAAGAACTTTCTCTCCGGGCGCACATCGAATTTGATCATTGGAATGCCCAGGATGCGGTGGCCGCTTTGCAGGCTGCTTGCTCAGAGCGTCACACAGGAACTGATGGTGTAAGCAAGTTCTGGCCGGAAGGCGAGATTCTTGTAAAGACGACGTTGGTTAAGACATGTGATTAA
- a CDS encoding type II toxin-antitoxin system HigB family toxin, with product MRVHLIKKQSIEDYAVANVQSRQPFMIWLSVIRRADWNEPNDIKSTFGSADILGGGSERVVFDIGGNKYRMICKYHFGKTRVHLFVKWIGTHAAYTKLCDKGNQYTVGEY from the coding sequence ATGAGAGTTCACCTGATTAAGAAACAATCCATAGAGGATTATGCTGTGGCAAATGTCCAAAGCAGACAACCCTTTATGATTTGGTTGTCGGTCATCAGGAGAGCTGATTGGAATGAACCCAATGATATAAAATCAACCTTTGGAAGCGCGGATATTCTGGGTGGTGGTTCGGAAAGGGTCGTATTTGATATTGGGGGCAACAAGTACCGGATGATATGCAAGTATCATTTTGGAAAAACCAGGGTTCATTTATTTGTCAAATGGATAGGAACACATGCGGCTTATACAAAGCTGTGTGACAAAGGAAACCAATATACAGTTGGTGAATATTAG
- a CDS encoding sugar kinase: MSLLVIGTVAFDAIETPFGKTDRIIGGAATYIGLSASYFTKNINLVSVVGDDFPQSGMDMMSKRGINLDGLEIRKGEKSFFWSGRYHNDMNSRDTLVTELNVLETFNPQLPSGYQNPDFVMLGNLAPAIQRQVIEQLKNRPKLIVMDTMNFWMDIAMDELRKTLTMVDVLSINDEEARQLSGEYSLVKAASKIMEMGPSYLIIKKGEHGALLFHGKHVFFAPALPLEEVYDPTGAGDTFAGGFIGYMASRNAIDFENMKRAVIYGSAMASFCVEKFGTERITEIGTDELDNRINDFIQLVQFDIDLVEG, encoded by the coding sequence ATGAGCTTATTAGTTATCGGAACAGTGGCCTTTGATGCCATCGAAACCCCTTTCGGAAAGACAGATCGCATCATCGGTGGTGCAGCTACCTACATCGGACTTTCCGCCTCCTACTTCACAAAAAACATCAACCTTGTCTCCGTTGTCGGTGACGATTTTCCTCAGTCCGGCATGGACATGATGAGCAAACGCGGCATCAATCTGGACGGACTCGAGATTCGCAAAGGAGAAAAATCCTTTTTCTGGTCGGGTCGTTACCACAATGACATGAACTCCCGCGACACGCTAGTCACCGAGCTCAACGTACTGGAGACTTTCAACCCGCAACTCCCTTCCGGCTATCAGAATCCGGATTTCGTGATGCTGGGTAACCTCGCCCCGGCCATCCAACGTCAGGTGATCGAGCAACTGAAGAACCGTCCCAAGCTGATCGTGATGGATACCATGAACTTCTGGATGGACATTGCCATGGACGAACTGCGTAAGACCCTTACCATGGTTGACGTTCTTAGCATCAACGATGAAGAAGCGCGCCAGCTGTCCGGCGAATATTCACTCGTAAAAGCCGCCAGCAAGATCATGGAAATGGGACCGTCCTACCTGATCATCAAAAAGGGCGAACACGGTGCCCTGTTGTTCCACGGGAAACACGTATTCTTCGCGCCGGCCCTGCCCCTTGAAGAGGTTTACGATCCCACCGGAGCCGGAGACACCTTCGCAGGAGGCTTTATCGGATATATGGCCAGCCGCAACGCCATTGACTTTGAGAACATGAAGCGCGCCGTGATCTACGGAAGTGCTATGGCTTCATTCTGTGTAGAGAAATTCGGAACCGAAAGAATCACCGAGATCGGAACCGACGAACTGGACAACCGTATCAACGATTTTATCCAACTGGTTCAATTTGACATCGACCTGGTGGAAGGTTGA
- a CDS encoding M1 family peptidase — MIHGFSRIGWCALFATAILFGSSCHTNKKTTAYTGEEMAEETMDLPAILVRPMPYQPSEKRINDLIHTNLKIRFDWSNQWAIGEADLTLKPYFYPTSTLDLDAKGFDIQSVEMIQVNATPQMAASLEYTYDTAQIHINLGHEFQRTDTYTLRIRYTAKPNEGASGGSEAITDDKGLYFINPDGSDKKKPRQIWTQGETESNSRWFPTIDAPNEKMTQEFHITVDSSFKTVSNGTLMYQTENGDGTRTDVWKQDLPHAPYLAMIAVGHFSETKDKWRDKEVNYYVDPEYGKYAQQIFGNTPEMIEFYSKKLGVDYAWDKYSQLAVHDYVSGAMENTTAVIHGDFVQKTARELIDRNDEDVISHELFHHWFGDLVTCESWSNLPLNESFATYGEYLWFEHKYGREAADIHLNDDLGQYLQESRFKQEDLIRYRYSDREDMFDGHSYQKGGRVLHMLRKYVGDEAFFESLHRYLEKYRFKTAEIHDLRLVFEEVTGEDLNWFFNQWFLDKGHPSILIEYAYNSTKKQLTVKLSQTRNTDSSFIYKLPMRVDIYVNGNVEHHDIVFRQSMQNFDFNVDSKPDLVNVDAEKMLLCEKRDTKLDEQWRFQYRKAPLVMDRLEAVEAIIETQSDENKALLIEALSDTQPDIVNTALDGLEMYEVGDSLDIRQQLITLSGKQDSYLRAAGIRSIGTFHADDSSLKDIVTKGLADSSYRVISASLRTACAMDSMNCDKYTRQFEDGTNTTILLTIANLLARYGVPDKNNFFDAIYPQLSGFDRYDFYDSYGVYLSKQPDKVVDKGMQRLFTGATEENHWQIRYAAVQGILQLWIRYYVIEKKLKMEMKESVRMGGENARDTFVGRELQLAKDRKDRLHQMLEDIASGEENEILANYVKRELASINELSSSGE, encoded by the coding sequence ATGATACACGGGTTTTCTCGCATCGGATGGTGTGCACTGTTTGCGACGGCCATCCTCTTCGGCTCTTCATGCCATACCAATAAAAAAACAACCGCCTATACAGGTGAAGAAATGGCGGAAGAAACAATGGACCTGCCTGCTATTCTGGTCAGGCCTATGCCATATCAACCCTCCGAGAAACGCATCAACGACCTGATCCATACCAATCTGAAAATACGGTTCGACTGGTCCAACCAATGGGCGATCGGTGAAGCGGACCTCACCCTCAAACCTTATTTCTACCCCACCTCCACACTGGACCTGGATGCCAAAGGTTTTGATATCCAGTCCGTGGAAATGATCCAGGTGAATGCCACACCACAAATGGCCGCATCCCTGGAGTACACCTATGATACAGCTCAGATTCACATTAACCTCGGGCACGAGTTCCAAAGAACCGACACCTACACCCTCCGTATCCGGTATACTGCCAAACCAAATGAAGGAGCGTCCGGCGGAAGCGAGGCCATCACAGACGACAAAGGTTTGTACTTCATCAACCCGGACGGCAGCGATAAGAAAAAGCCCAGACAGATCTGGACACAAGGTGAGACCGAGTCAAACTCACGCTGGTTCCCCACCATCGATGCACCCAACGAAAAAATGACACAGGAATTCCACATCACCGTGGATAGCTCCTTTAAGACCGTATCAAACGGTACACTGATGTATCAAACGGAGAACGGCGACGGCACACGCACGGATGTCTGGAAACAGGACCTGCCGCATGCCCCTTACCTGGCCATGATTGCCGTGGGTCATTTCTCTGAAACGAAAGACAAGTGGAGAGACAAAGAGGTTAACTACTACGTGGATCCGGAGTACGGAAAATATGCCCAACAGATTTTTGGCAACACCCCGGAAATGATTGAATTCTATTCAAAGAAACTCGGCGTGGATTATGCCTGGGACAAGTATTCTCAGCTGGCTGTTCACGACTACGTATCAGGCGCCATGGAGAACACCACGGCCGTCATCCACGGAGATTTTGTTCAGAAAACAGCAAGAGAGTTAATCGACCGGAATGATGAGGACGTGATCTCGCATGAACTTTTCCACCACTGGTTCGGGGACCTGGTCACCTGCGAAAGCTGGTCCAACCTACCGCTGAATGAATCTTTCGCTACCTACGGTGAATACCTTTGGTTCGAACACAAATACGGGCGCGAAGCAGCAGACATTCATCTGAACGACGACCTGGGCCAATACCTACAAGAGTCGCGGTTCAAGCAAGAGGACCTGATCCGCTACCGCTATTCCGACAGGGAGGATATGTTCGACGGCCATTCATACCAGAAAGGCGGACGCGTATTACATATGCTCAGGAAGTATGTTGGTGATGAGGCTTTCTTTGAATCCCTTCACCGGTATCTCGAAAAGTATCGCTTCAAAACCGCTGAAATACATGATCTCAGACTGGTCTTTGAGGAAGTCACCGGGGAAGACCTCAACTGGTTCTTCAACCAATGGTTTCTGGACAAGGGACATCCCAGTATACTTATCGAATATGCATACAACTCAACGAAGAAGCAACTGACCGTAAAGCTTTCACAGACGCGCAATACGGATTCTTCATTCATTTATAAGTTGCCGATGCGGGTGGATATTTATGTGAATGGCAACGTGGAGCATCACGATATTGTGTTCAGGCAATCCATGCAAAATTTTGATTTCAACGTGGATTCGAAACCAGATCTGGTGAATGTGGACGCAGAAAAAATGTTGCTCTGTGAGAAGCGTGACACCAAGCTTGATGAACAATGGCGCTTCCAATACCGCAAAGCGCCCCTGGTGATGGACCGACTCGAAGCTGTTGAAGCCATCATTGAAACGCAAAGTGATGAGAACAAGGCCCTGCTTATCGAAGCGTTGAGCGACACCCAACCTGACATTGTGAATACCGCGCTGGACGGTCTTGAAATGTACGAGGTTGGCGACTCTTTGGATATTCGACAACAACTGATCACCTTGTCGGGAAAACAGGATTCTTATCTGCGTGCAGCCGGCATTCGGTCTATCGGAACATTCCATGCCGATGATTCATCCCTCAAGGATATTGTAACAAAAGGCCTGGCGGATTCAAGCTACAGGGTGATCTCCGCTTCCCTGCGCACCGCGTGTGCGATGGATTCCATGAACTGCGACAAGTACACGCGGCAGTTTGAAGATGGGACCAACACCACCATTCTTCTGACCATTGCCAATCTGCTGGCCCGTTATGGTGTACCGGACAAGAATAATTTCTTTGATGCCATTTACCCACAGCTCAGCGGATTCGATCGTTATGATTTTTACGATTCCTATGGCGTTTACCTTTCAAAGCAGCCGGATAAAGTGGTGGACAAAGGCATGCAGCGGCTCTTTACGGGCGCCACGGAAGAAAACCACTGGCAGATCCGTTATGCCGCCGTACAGGGAATTTTGCAACTGTGGATCCGCTACTATGTGATTGAGAAAAAACTGAAGATGGAAATGAAGGAGTCCGTTCGCATGGGCGGTGAAAATGCCAGAGATACTTTTGTAGGCCGGGAACTTCAGTTGGCCAAGGATCGAAAAGACCGGCTTCATCAGATGCTGGAAGACATCGCATCCGGTGAAGAGAATGAGATCCTGGCGAACTATGTAAAAAGGGAACTGGCCTCCATCAATGAGTTATCCTCATCCGGCGAATAG
- a CDS encoding acetyl-CoA carboxylase biotin carboxyl carrier protein subunit: protein MTMKVENAFDQLLHSMGLDDLISKKVNEVKAPMPGKVLAIHVEDGSEVKEGDSLLVLEAMKMENVIKSPVDATVRQIRVKAGGTVEKNEILIEF, encoded by the coding sequence ATGACCATGAAGGTGGAAAATGCATTTGACCAGTTGCTGCATTCCATGGGTCTTGATGATCTTATCTCCAAAAAGGTGAATGAGGTCAAAGCGCCGATGCCGGGTAAGGTACTGGCCATTCATGTGGAGGATGGTTCCGAGGTGAAAGAGGGCGATTCTCTTCTTGTGCTTGAAGCGATGAAGATGGAGAACGTCATCAAATCACCGGTGGATGCGACCGTTCGCCAGATCCGTGTGAAGGCGGGTGGTACTGTGGAGAAAAATGAAATTCTCATCGAGTTTTAA
- a CDS encoding exo-alpha-sialidase: protein MRTSLMLMIVLTGVGCNNPPPQNDPGHAADVVQPTVLTTDSLEASDPFLITDHEGRPVICWTEKLHDQDAYVLKYAVSGDGGRTFGQPVTVTPSKGTKPHPESMNKVAFKADGTVVAVYAVSLADSIHKYAGEIRYVMSEDQGKSWTEPRTVHNDATPGAGHSFFDLASLPTGEVGCVWLDKSNKGGGRPVLFASTKEDFRNEVVIDSLACECCRTELYVDPLGEVHVAYRDIINDSIRDMAMVRSVDSARSFTNPIRVSPDNWFVHGCPHTGPSMTWSQGNLHFFWFTAGGKPAVYRTVSEDQGAHFEERKQVNTDARHPQVSSLEDGSIGAVWEQSFGEGDESYNRIVLEVINPDGIGTQYNISQKGMQASFPVILGLDGSFLVAWTQQESGSKRVYYKLVKPDSTVPMP from the coding sequence ATGAGAACCTCTTTGATGTTAATGATCGTTTTGACCGGGGTGGGTTGTAACAATCCACCGCCTCAAAATGATCCCGGGCATGCTGCCGATGTGGTGCAACCGACCGTATTAACGACCGATAGCCTGGAAGCAAGTGATCCCTTCCTCATCACGGATCATGAAGGCAGACCGGTGATCTGTTGGACGGAGAAACTGCATGATCAGGATGCCTACGTCCTGAAGTATGCGGTGTCCGGTGATGGTGGAAGAACTTTCGGTCAACCGGTGACGGTCACCCCTTCCAAAGGAACCAAGCCGCATCCGGAAAGCATGAACAAGGTAGCTTTCAAGGCGGATGGTACTGTGGTTGCCGTGTATGCCGTAAGTCTGGCAGACAGCATTCACAAGTATGCCGGAGAAATACGTTATGTGATGTCGGAAGATCAGGGAAAAAGCTGGACAGAACCACGTACCGTTCACAACGATGCCACACCCGGAGCGGGTCACTCATTTTTTGATCTGGCCAGTCTGCCAACCGGTGAGGTGGGCTGCGTGTGGTTGGATAAATCCAATAAAGGCGGTGGCCGGCCCGTGTTGTTTGCCAGCACGAAGGAAGATTTCCGTAACGAGGTGGTCATTGATAGTCTGGCCTGTGAATGTTGCCGCACAGAGTTGTATGTGGATCCCCTCGGGGAAGTTCATGTGGCGTACCGAGACATCATCAACGACAGCATCCGTGATATGGCCATGGTCAGATCCGTGGATTCCGCCCGAAGTTTTACCAACCCCATCCGCGTTAGCCCTGACAACTGGTTTGTACATGGTTGCCCGCACACCGGTCCATCCATGACCTGGAGTCAGGGTAACCTGCACTTTTTCTGGTTCACCGCAGGTGGCAAACCGGCGGTATACCGTACCGTTTCTGAAGATCAGGGGGCACATTTCGAGGAAAGAAAACAGGTCAATACCGATGCCCGTCATCCACAGGTATCGTCATTGGAAGATGGGTCGATCGGCGCTGTATGGGAACAGTCTTTCGGTGAAGGAGACGAGAGCTATAACCGGATCGTTCTGGAAGTGATCAACCCGGACGGCATCGGTACGCAGTATAACATCAGCCAAAAAGGTATGCAGGCTTCCTTTCCTGTTATACTAGGGTTGGATGGAAGTTTTCTGGTTGCGTGGACGCAACAGGAATCCGGCAGCAAAAGGGTGTACTACAAGTTGGTCAAGCCGGACTCAACCGTTCCGATGCCCTAA
- a CDS encoding TonB-dependent receptor, whose protein sequence is MKPLHNLIAVMFMVVISSYTAYAQQTISGKVIDDQTKEPLTGVSVVITGTQTGATTDLNGIFEIKAAKADSITVSYIGYQGQTFAWKGGTIISLKPSVMQLGQVIVSASREVQERKDAPIAIATLTPAVINDAKPNSLEQVLNKVSGVYMMNLGNEQHAMSIRQPLGYKSLFLYLEDGIPIRTAGLFNHNALIEINMATVKNIEIIKGPASSLYGQEAIGGAVNFITFGPSAVPTAKVAVQANNLGFKRTDFQASTTMKKLGVSVAGYYAKRKNGLMEHSDFDKLGLTLRADYHFSDKTDLSNSVSFIDYYSDMTGSLDSNKFAEHNYTNLHTFTYRDVSALRARSTLTQRWNPKSKTTFTALFRDNSIKQNPSYFVSDDYKPWNGTGDPLLAHGQINDAYFQSYAGVIQHRQSFDWKNVVAIIGVSEDFSPSGYYAKYIPIAKSPKGKYISYETTDSLLSDYTVDVLNSAAYAQLELSPLEHLRVVAAVRYDNFVYDLDNALDPSAYSGSPDSRNSFNALSPKLGFTYDIKGKSGVYANYSQGFVPPQITELYKGVKVPVLKPSTFYNYEIGGWAKLVKDKLYLDASIYRLDGTDEIISVRLDDGTYENRNAGQTKHQGVEYGVTVTPRKDIYVRISGTNAIHRFVDFVEQGKDYSWNDMANAPGFIANAEVMYKPLRLKGFRIGVEMQHMNSYYMDPANTVEYDGFTVFNLRTGYEWKGLGCWINWLNVADKHYAVVASKSQWGYSYTLGDPSNVNIGLSYAFQGKNK, encoded by the coding sequence ATGAAACCACTACATAACCTCATTGCGGTCATGTTCATGGTGGTGATCAGTTCGTATACCGCGTATGCCCAGCAAACCATTTCGGGCAAGGTCATCGACGATCAGACCAAAGAACCACTGACAGGCGTAAGCGTGGTGATCACCGGTACACAAACCGGCGCAACCACGGATTTGAACGGAATTTTTGAAATCAAAGCGGCAAAGGCCGACAGCATCACCGTTTCCTATATCGGCTACCAGGGACAAACGTTTGCATGGAAGGGAGGTACGATTATTTCCCTTAAGCCATCTGTGATGCAGCTCGGACAGGTCATCGTCTCTGCCAGCCGTGAAGTGCAGGAACGGAAAGATGCGCCGATCGCCATTGCCACACTCACACCGGCAGTCATCAACGATGCCAAGCCGAACTCACTGGAACAGGTGCTGAACAAGGTAAGCGGCGTGTACATGATGAACCTTGGCAACGAGCAACACGCCATGTCCATCCGCCAACCCCTGGGATATAAAAGCCTTTTTCTATATCTCGAAGATGGCATTCCCATCCGCACGGCCGGCCTGTTCAACCACAACGCACTGATCGAGATCAACATGGCCACGGTGAAGAATATCGAGATCATCAAAGGACCCGCTTCATCGCTCTACGGCCAGGAAGCCATTGGTGGTGCCGTGAATTTCATCACCTTCGGTCCGAGCGCCGTCCCGACTGCCAAGGTCGCGGTTCAGGCCAACAACCTGGGCTTTAAGCGAACCGACTTCCAGGCATCCACCACCATGAAAAAACTCGGGGTCTCCGTTGCCGGGTATTATGCCAAAAGAAAAAACGGCCTCATGGAGCATAGCGATTTTGATAAACTGGGCCTGACCCTTCGTGCAGATTACCATTTCAGCGACAAGACCGACCTGAGTAACAGCGTGTCATTCATCGACTATTACTCGGACATGACCGGTAGCCTGGACAGCAACAAGTTCGCCGAACACAACTATACCAATCTGCATACCTTCACCTACCGGGATGTATCTGCATTGCGTGCCCGGTCTACCCTGACCCAACGCTGGAACCCGAAAAGCAAGACCACATTCACGGCATTGTTCCGCGACAACAGCATCAAACAGAATCCTTCGTATTTCGTTTCGGACGATTACAAACCCTGGAATGGTACCGGAGATCCCTTGCTGGCCCATGGCCAGATCAACGATGCGTACTTTCAAAGTTATGCGGGGGTTATACAACATCGCCAATCGTTTGACTGGAAAAATGTAGTAGCGATCATTGGTGTGTCTGAAGATTTCAGTCCCTCCGGCTACTACGCCAAATACATTCCTATTGCAAAGAGCCCGAAAGGCAAGTACATCAGCTATGAGACCACGGATTCGCTGTTGTCCGACTATACCGTGGATGTGCTGAACTCAGCCGCCTATGCACAATTGGAGCTATCTCCTTTGGAACACCTGCGTGTGGTGGCCGCCGTACGCTACGACAACTTTGTGTATGATCTGGACAATGCACTCGACCCTTCGGCGTATTCCGGATCACCGGATAGCAGGAACAGCTTTAATGCGCTTTCACCCAAGCTGGGCTTCACGTATGATATCAAAGGGAAGTCCGGTGTTTATGCAAACTACAGCCAGGGTTTCGTGCCACCCCAGATCACAGAATTGTACAAAGGGGTAAAAGTACCTGTACTTAAGCCATCCACATTTTACAATTATGAGATCGGTGGATGGGCCAAATTGGTGAAGGACAAGCTCTACCTGGATGCCAGCATTTACCGGTTGGATGGCACGGATGAAATCATTTCCGTTCGCCTCGATGATGGCACTTATGAGAACCGGAATGCCGGGCAAACCAAACATCAGGGCGTTGAATACGGTGTCACAGTCACGCCAAGGAAGGATATTTATGTGCGCATTAGCGGTACCAACGCCATTCATCGTTTCGTGGATTTTGTAGAACAGGGCAAGGACTACTCCTGGAACGATATGGCCAATGCACCAGGCTTTATCGCCAATGCGGAGGTCATGTACAAACCGCTTCGCCTGAAAGGCTTCCGCATCGGAGTAGAGATGCAGCACATGAACAGTTATTACATGGACCCGGCGAATACGGTGGAGTATGATGGATTTACCGTTTTTAACCTCAGAACAGGTTACGAGTGGAAGGGCCTGGGTTGCTGGATCAACTGGCTGAACGTGGCCGACAAACATTATGCGGTGGTGGCCAGCAAGTCGCAATGGGGGTACAGTTATACGCTGGGTGATCCTTCAAATGTGAACATCGGACTGAGCTATGCTTTTCAGGGAAAAAACAAATGA
- a CDS encoding helix-turn-helix domain-containing protein codes for MKQLKYTIIKTRKQYNDYCRILEDLISQDKKVLSDEIELLTLLIEKWDEAHNTFDDRDPVQLIRSLMEENSLKPKDLLEILGLSKGTVSKILNYQKGLSKETIRALSKHFKVNQSAFNRPYPLVNEVNKHFRNARLMNTKKDLDGAKA; via the coding sequence ATGAAACAGTTAAAATACACCATCATCAAAACCAGGAAGCAATACAACGACTATTGCCGTATCCTGGAAGATTTAATATCTCAGGATAAAAAGGTTTTATCCGACGAGATCGAACTGCTTACCTTACTGATCGAGAAGTGGGATGAGGCGCACAATACCTTTGATGATCGGGACCCTGTACAGCTGATCAGATCGCTGATGGAAGAGAACAGCCTGAAACCGAAAGACCTTTTGGAAATACTGGGGCTGTCCAAAGGCACCGTTTCCAAGATCCTCAATTACCAAAAGGGCCTGTCCAAAGAAACCATCCGTGCCTTGTCCAAACATTTCAAGGTTAACCAGTCGGCGTTCAACCGTCCTTACCCACTTGTCAATGAAGTGAACAAACACTTTCGCAATGCCCGCCTGATGAATACAAAAAAAGATTTGGACGGGGCAAAGGCGTAG